Proteins encoded in a region of the Raphanus sativus cultivar WK10039 chromosome 8, ASM80110v3, whole genome shotgun sequence genome:
- the LOC108820170 gene encoding uncharacterized protein LOC108820170 encodes MDSVPPPDLSVCSDEEKEIGIIREEADRVEVKKSEELSWVSVAQEKKRLKKHDVEVKNKDGKQIVEIPDSILASPTPLWEDFVVGKFLDLAPHVAKVHMVLNKIWKYGDEAAKVEVYEVNDMVMRFKVPNPKIREKIVRRGMWNIVGVPMIVSEWTPTSEEEKKEDDAIPMWVHLEKVPLHMFSWEALSFITSAVGYPVKLHPETVSCTNLDVAKVFVKVDVSKVLPKEITFAKEGKEFTVKFYYPWLPSRCDKCDKWGHVGNVCGVRSKKQSPKQRKEEEIRMEEKVEKEGIDQLQMEGDKEVEKMEAERDKEEMEKVDESWSLVTPTKTGRTQTPILQKNIEKIVISASKFSVLHVEEEEEGEILEEEGKNLEEEVYEVAVQTTEEDLLEDSLLEQQEKEKTKGITKRGRKAQKPKAQDANPKSIRVKERKSMDIMNSVFSSWSSMANYEHSNGGRIWLLWRESVCMTRVYKTDQMITCSVGLKEGHEFFCTFIYASNAIEERKELWEDLCHHKNSMMFHNKAWIVMGDFNEVLDVAESSVADERGRISRGMRDFQRAVLHCNLTDMGYQGPLFSWCNKREEGVICKKLDRVLINDVAQNKFPNAFSVFEAGGCSDHLRCRVQVESTNERLRKPFKYINVIGKLQEFLPLVKEYWDSTPKLFHSTSALFRLSKKLKNLKPIIRELGRNRLGNLTKGAAEAYKVLCEKQENTLLNPCEVSVQEEAEAYGNWLHIAGLEEDFLKQRSKLHWLEVGDQNNKTFYSAIKTRQAQNSIKEIRCPNGVTVTTQEEIKTEAERFFSDFLNKIPDNFQGATEEELSNLMDFRYTAEESNKLESEVSAEEIRKVLFDMPSNKSPGPDGYPCEFFKAAWSILSEDFIVAVQSVFKYGFLPKGINSTILALIPKKADSMEMRDFRPIACCNVLYKVVSKILANRLKLILPRMITDNQYAFVQGRLLMENVLLASALVKDYHKEAISPRCLMKIDISKAFDSVQWSFVLKSMAALGIPEKFIQWIRLCITTPSFSVQINGELAGYFQSKRGTKESIEGALKVFDEFAHWSGLAISIEKSTVYMAGISNEERNSILVNFPFAEGTLPVRYLGLPLMSQSMRRQDYAPLVEKIRKLKNTGAKVAWIDVCKLKSEGGLGIRNIKEVNLVYGMKLIWRLISGDSLWERWIRDNLLKGKSFWQVKINPQNGSWMWRKILKLREIAKSSYRKEVGNVRQISFWYDNWSEKGVLIDRLGNHGMINMGIGSEATLEEVVLRTRRRRRRHRIEDLNDIEEELTRIKLRMRSDMEDVVLWRRKSGYKATFSTQDTWLLTREAKQTCNWAKGVWFSQATPKYAFLSWLALLNRLSTMDRVSRWGQNIDATCVLCKGAVETRYHLFYECSYSSQIWGYLTKGILRSGYTNVWSEIVDLIIDGIREKKSLLCVRYAFQASIHALWRERNKIRHGDKPLPLSKLKKYIDKGVRNKLSLIKTNGVKGREYLLQYWFATRL; translated from the exons TCGGGAGAAAATTGTCCGTAGAGGCATGTGGAACATTGTTGGTGTGCCAATGATTGTCTCCGAATGGACTCCAACAAgtgaggaggagaagaaggaagatgATGCTATACCAATGTGGGTTCATTTGGAGAAAGTTCCATTGCATATGTTCTCGTGGGAGGCTCTCAGTTTCATTACAAGTGCGGTTGGATATCCTGTGAAGCTTCACCCAGAGACAGTGTCTTGTACAAATTTAGATGTGGCTAAAGTTTTTGTGAAGGTGGATGTTTCTAAAGTGTTACCTAAAGAGATAACATTCGCAAAAGAGGGGAAAGAGTTTACAGTCAAGTTCTACTATCCTTGGTTACCTTCAAGATGTGATAAATGTGATAAATGGGGACATGTTGGTAACGTTTGTGGGGTGAGAAGTAAGAAACAATCTCCAAAGCAGAGAAAGGAGGAGGAGATTCGAATGGAAGAGAAAGTTGAAAAAGAGGGCATTGATCAGTTGCAAATGGAGGGTGATAAGGAAGTGGAAAAAATGGAAGCAGAGAGAGATAAGGAAGAGATGGAGAAGGTGGATGAATCTTGGTCGTTGGTAACTCCAACAAAAACGGGAAGAACTCAAACTCCAATTCTTCAGAAGAATATCGAGAAGATCGTGATCTCAGCATCTAAATTCTCAGTTCTTCAtgtggaagaagaggaggaaggagAGATACTTGAAGAAGAGGGGAAAAATTTGGAAGAGGAAGTTTATGAAGTTGCTGTTCAGACAACAGAAGAGGATCTATTGGAAGATAGTCTATTAGAGCAgcaagaaaaagagaaaactaAAGGAATAACGAAGAGAGGAAGGAAAGCTCAGAAGCCTAAAGCTCAGGATGCAAATCCGAAGAGTATAAG GGTGAAGGAAAGGAAGTCTATGGATATTATGAATTCGGTGTTTAGTAGTTGGTCATCTATGGCAAACTATGAACATAGTAATGGTGGGCGTATCTGGTTATTATGGAGGGAGTCGGTGTGTATGACTCGAGTTTACAAAACGGATCAAATGATAACTTGTTCAGTTGGGTTGAAAGAGGGGCATGAGTTCTTCTGCACTTTCATTTATGCGAGTAATGCAATAGAAGAAAGAAAGGAGCTGTGGGAGGATTTGTGTCATCATAAGAACTCCATGATGTTTCACAATAAAGCATGGATTGTAATGGGAGACTTTAATGAAGTTTTGGATGTTGCAGAAAGTTCAGTGGCTGATGAAAGAGGAAGAATTTCTAGAGGTATGAGAGATTTTCAGAGAGCTGTTCTCCATTGTAATCTAACGGATATGGGGTATCAGGGTCCTCTCTTTTCATGGTGTAATAAAAGAGAAGAAGGAGTCATATGCAAGAAACTGGATAGAGTGCTCATTAATGATGTGGCTCAGAATAAGTTTCCTAACGCTTTCTCTGTATTCGAAGCTGGTGGATGCTCTGATCATCTCAGGTGCAGAGTCCAAGTAGAGTCTACAAATGAAAGATTAAGGAAGCCGTTCAAGTATATCAATGTGATAGGGAAACTGCAAGAGTTTCTTCCACTGGTAAAGGAATATTGGGATTCAACTCCTAAACTGTTTCACTCCACTTCTGCTTTATTTAGGCTGTCGAAGAAGTTGAAGAATTTAAAGCCTATTATAAGGGAGTTGGGTAGAAACAGACTTGGAAATCTAACCAAGGGAGCTGCAGAGGCGTACAAAGTTTTATGTGAGAAGCAAGAAAATACGCTTTTGAATCCATGTGAAGTATCAGTTCAAGAGGAAGCTGAAGCTTATGGGAACTGGTTGCATATTGCGGGGCTGGAGGAAGATTTTCTAAAGCAGAGATCGAAACTTCACTGGTTAGAAGTGGGAGACCAGAACAACAAGACGTTTTATAGTGCTATTAAGACTCGACAGGCTCAgaattctattaaagaaatcagATGTCCAAATGGTGTCACGGTCACGACTCAGGAGGAGATAAAAACTGAAGCTGAAAGATTTTTCTCagatttcttaaataaaattcCGGATAATTTTCAAGGTGCTACTGAGGAGGAGTTGAGTAATTTGATGGATTTCAGATACACAGCAGAGGAAAGTAACAAGTTAGAAAGTGAAGTTTCAGCAGAGGAGATTCGCAAAGTGCTATTTGATATGCCTTCTAACAAGTCTCCTGGTCCTGATGGATATCCATGTGAGTTCTTCAAAGCTGCCTGGTCCATTCTGTCGGAGGACTTCATTGTAGCTGTTCAGTCGGTTTTTAAATATGGCTTCCTTCCTAAAGGTATCAACTCAACGATTCTAGCTTTAATACCGAAGAAGGCAGACTCTATGGAAATGAGAGATTTTCGACCCATCGCTTGTTGTAACGTGCTTTACAAAGTGGTGTCGAAGATTTTGGCTAATAGATTGAAGTTGATACTGCCTCGTATGATAACTGATAATCAGTATGCGTTTGTTCAAGGAAGATTGTTGATGGAGAATGTTCTTCTTGCATCGGCATTGGTTAAGGATTATCATAAGGAAGCTATATCACCTAGATGCTTGATGAAAATAGACATCTCTAAAGCATTTGATTCAGTTCAATGGAGTTTTGTTCTGAAGAGTATGGCGGCTTTAGGAATCCCAGAGAAGTTTATTCAGTGGATAAGACTCTGCATTACTACTCCTTCTTTCTCGGTGCAAATTAATGGTGAATTGGCAGGCTACTTTCAGAGTAAGAGAG GAACTAAAGAATCTATTGAAGGTGCTCTAAAGGTTTTTGATGAGTTTGCTCACTGGTCGGGTCTAGCTATCAGTATTGAAAAATCAACAGTCTATATGGCGGGTATTTCAAATGAAGAAAGAAACAGTATTCTTGTGAATTTTCCCTTTGCTGAAGGTACTCTTCCAGTGCGTTATCTTGGTCTTCCTCTTATGTCTCAGTCCATGAGAAGGCAGGACTATGCTCCTCTGGTCGAGAAGATAAGAA AGCTTAAAAATACGGGGGCTAAAGTTGCATGGATTGATGTTTGCAAGTTAAAGAGTGAAGGAGGGCTTGGTATCAGAAACATTAAGGAAGTGAATTTGGTTTATGGGATGAAGCTTATTTGGAGACTGATATCGGGAGATTCATTATGGGAGAGATGGATCAGAGATAATCTCTTGAAAGGGAAAAGTTTTTGGCAAGTCAAAATTAACCCTCAGAATGGCTCATGGATGTGGCGTAAGATCTTGAAGCTTAGAGAGATTGCGAAGAGTTCCTACAGGAAAGAAGTGGGTAATGTAAGGCAAATATCATTTTGGTATGATAACTGGTCTGAGAAAGGAGTGTTGATTGATCGGCTGGGTAACCATGGGATGATTAATATGGGTATTGGTAGTGAAGCTACTTTGGAGGAAGTTGTTTTAAGAACAAGACGTAGGAGACGACGACACAGAATAGAGGACTTAAATGATATTGAAGAGGAGTTGACCAGAATCAAATTGAGAATGAGAAGTGATATGGAGGATGTTGTCTTATGGAGAAGGAAATCTGGTTATAAAGCGACCTTTTCAACTCAGGATACATGGCTGTTAACTCGTGAGGCTAAGCAGACTTGTAACTGGGCGAAAGGTGTATGGTTCTCTCAAGCTACACCAAAGTATGCGTTCTTGAGTTGGCTTGCTTTATTAAACAGGTTATCAACTATGGATAGGGTGTCAAGATGGGGCCAGAACATCGACGCTACTTGTGTTCTTTGTAAAGGAGCTGTTGAGACAAGATACCATCTTTTCTATGAGTGCTCGTACTCAAGCCAAATCTGGGGATATCTCACTAAGGGGATTTTGAGAAGTGGTTATACGAATGTGTGGTCAGAGATTGTCGACTTGATCATAGATGGTataagagagaagaaaagcTTGTTATGTGTCCGTTATGCTTTTCAGGCTAGTATACATGCTCTgtggagagagagaaacaagatTAGACATGGTGATAAGCCTCTTCCTTTGTCAAAGTTGAAGAAATATATTGACAAAGGAGTACGTAACAAGCTGAGTCTGATCAAAACAAATGGAGTCAAGGGAAGGGAGTATCTATTGCAATATTGGTTTGCAACAAGATTGTAA